In Microbacterium binotii, one DNA window encodes the following:
- the rpsK gene encoding 30S ribosomal protein S11 → MAQAKSAARKPRRKEKKNIAVGHAHIKSTFNNTIVSITDPSGAVISWASSGGVGFKGSRKSTPYAAGMAAESAARQAAEHGVKKVDVFVKGPGSGRETAIRSLTAAGLEVGSIQDVTPQAHNGCRPPKRRRV, encoded by the coding sequence ATGGCACAGGCCAAGTCCGCGGCGCGCAAGCCCCGCCGCAAGGAGAAGAAGAACATCGCCGTGGGTCACGCCCACATCAAGTCGACGTTCAACAACACGATCGTTTCGATCACCGACCCGTCCGGCGCTGTCATCAGCTGGGCGTCCTCCGGTGGAGTGGGCTTCAAGGGCTCGCGCAAGTCGACCCCGTACGCGGCCGGCATGGCCGCCGAGTCGGCCGCCCGTCAGGCCGCCGAGCACGGTGTCAAGAAGGTCGACGTCTTCGTGAAGGGTCCGGGTTCGGGCCGCGAGACCGCGATCCGCTCGCTGACCGCTGCCGGCCTCGAGGTGGGGTCGATCCAGGACGTCACGCCGCAGGCGCACAACGGCTGCCGCCCGCCCAAGCGTCGCCGCGTCTGA
- a CDS encoding endonuclease/exonuclease/phosphatase family protein, which produces MKVISYNLRKHRAAGEIADLAEQHGVDVLCLQEADTTDIPEVSGGLRLADATSRNRLGLAVYYRESSFRLQGVRALSLKKSLHDRVLKPAEERMLGVRLHDIDAGREIIVASFHAAPLTALNSLRRHQIRTALAELQDLGPQLPALMVGDYNYPVFKERLGERVRDQGYELTLSDTRTYTRYRFFRGHYDFATSTGFDIEHIRTLPQGLSDHLPILVTATLSSSRSRVEVS; this is translated from the coding sequence ATGAAGGTCATCTCCTACAACCTGCGCAAACATCGCGCTGCGGGCGAGATCGCGGATCTCGCCGAGCAGCACGGCGTCGATGTCCTCTGCCTCCAGGAGGCGGATACGACCGACATCCCCGAGGTCAGCGGGGGCCTGCGCCTGGCGGACGCCACGAGCCGCAACCGGTTGGGTCTGGCGGTCTACTACCGCGAGAGCAGCTTCCGGCTGCAGGGGGTACGTGCCCTCTCGCTCAAGAAGTCGCTGCACGATCGCGTGCTCAAGCCCGCGGAGGAGCGCATGCTGGGCGTGCGACTGCACGACATCGACGCGGGTCGCGAGATCATCGTCGCGTCCTTCCACGCCGCACCGCTCACCGCCCTCAACTCCCTACGCCGCCACCAGATCCGCACGGCACTGGCCGAGCTGCAGGACCTCGGACCGCAGCTTCCCGCTCTGATGGTGGGCGATTACAACTACCCCGTCTTCAAGGAACGTCTCGGCGAGCGCGTGCGGGACCAGGGGTACGAGCTCACGCTCAGCGACACCCGCACATACACCCGCTATCGCTTCTTCCGCGGGCACTACGACTTCGCGACGTCCACCGGCTTCGACATCGAGCACATCCGGACGCTGCCGCAGGGGCTCAGCGACCACCTGCCCATCCTCGTGACGGCCACGCTCTCGTCGTCGCGTTCGCGCGTCGAGGTCAGCTGA
- the rpsM gene encoding 30S ribosomal protein S13, producing MARLAGVDIPRDKRVVIALTYIYGIGRTRSVEILKATSIDESIRVKDLTDDQLVALRDYIEGTYKVEGDLRREVAADIRRKVEIGSYEGLRHRRGLPVRGQRTKTNARTRKGPKRTVAGKKKAR from the coding sequence ATGGCACGTCTTGCCGGCGTCGACATCCCGCGCGACAAGCGCGTGGTGATCGCACTCACGTACATCTACGGCATCGGCCGTACCCGCTCCGTCGAGATCCTGAAGGCGACTTCGATCGACGAGAGCATCCGCGTCAAGGATCTGACCGACGACCAGCTCGTCGCGCTCCGCGACTACATCGAAGGCACCTACAAGGTCGAAGGTGATCTTCGTCGTGAGGTCGCCGCCGACATCCGCCGCAAGGTCGAGATCGGCTCCTACGAGGGCCTGCGTCACCGCCGCGGCCTGCCCGTGCGCGGTCAGCGCACGAAGACCAACGCCCGCACGCGCAAGGGTCCCAAGCGCACCGTCGCCGGCAAGAAGAAGGCGCGCTAA
- the map gene encoding type I methionyl aminopeptidase, translating into MLRRSIYKTPAQLRQMVEPGLITAAALQAVREMIAPGVTTADLDAAAAAVITGRGAESNFQLVRGYRHTTCVSVNEQVVHGIPGDRVLAAGDIVSIDAGAQFRGWNGDSAITIVLPDPERPELVAARQELSRVTEGSMWAGIAAMATGRHIGEIGAAVEDHITAAGEYGILRDYVGHGIGRKMHEAPSVFNYRVPDPGPRIQPGLVLAIEPMVVAGSEATFVEDDEWTVSTVDGSAGSHWEHSVAVHDGGIWVLTAPDGGAAGLAPYGVKPVEIE; encoded by the coding sequence GTGTTGCGACGCTCCATCTACAAGACCCCGGCGCAACTGCGTCAGATGGTCGAGCCGGGGCTGATCACTGCTGCCGCTCTGCAGGCGGTGCGGGAGATGATCGCTCCCGGCGTGACGACGGCTGACCTGGATGCGGCGGCTGCCGCCGTGATCACCGGCCGCGGTGCGGAGTCGAACTTCCAGCTCGTGCGCGGCTACCGTCACACGACGTGCGTGTCCGTCAACGAGCAGGTCGTCCATGGGATCCCCGGCGACCGGGTGCTCGCGGCCGGCGACATCGTCTCCATCGACGCGGGAGCGCAGTTCCGCGGCTGGAACGGCGACTCGGCCATCACGATCGTCCTGCCCGATCCCGAGCGGCCCGAGCTCGTCGCAGCGCGGCAGGAGCTGTCACGGGTCACGGAGGGCTCCATGTGGGCCGGGATCGCCGCGATGGCGACCGGACGCCACATCGGTGAGATCGGCGCCGCCGTCGAGGATCACATCACCGCCGCGGGGGAGTACGGCATCCTGCGCGACTACGTCGGCCACGGAATCGGCCGCAAGATGCACGAGGCGCCCTCGGTGTTCAACTACCGCGTGCCGGATCCGGGCCCTCGCATCCAGCCCGGCCTCGTGCTGGCCATCGAGCCGATGGTGGTCGCAGGTTCCGAGGCGACGTTCGTCGAAGACGACGAGTGGACCGTCTCCACGGTCGACGGTTCGGCCGGCTCCCACTGGGAACATAGCGTCGCCGTCCATGATGGAGGCATCTGGGTTCTCACGGCCCCCGACGGCGGGGCCGCGGGGTTGGCTCCGTATGGTGTGAAGCCGGTCGAAATCGAGTAG
- the secY gene encoding preprotein translocase subunit SecY has translation MFSAIARVFRTPDLRRKIAFTLGIIVLYRLGAHVPSPFVDFPNVQSCLADTSNTQGVLSLVNLFSGGALLQLSIFALGVMPYITATIIVQLLRVVIPHFETLYKEGQSGQARLTQYTRYLTIALALLQSTTLVTVARSGQLFGNTGVASCEQLLTNDAWWAQLLMIITMTAGTGLIMWFAELVTERGIGNGMSLLIFTSIAATFPAAMWSIWQARGFEVFLLVLAVGVVIVALVVFVEQSQRRIPVQYAKRMVGRRTYGGTNTYIPIKVNMAGVVPVIFASSLLYIPALISQFNQTPDADGALPGWVVWIQNYLTRGDHPLYWLLYFLLIVGFTYFYVAITFNPVDVADNMKKYGGFIPGIRAGRPTAEYLDYVLTRITLPGSIYLGLVALIPLIALATVGANQNFPFGGTSILIMVGVGLETVKQIDAQLQQRHYEGLLR, from the coding sequence GTGTTCAGCGCCATCGCGCGCGTGTTCCGCACGCCTGACCTGCGTCGGAAGATCGCTTTCACCCTGGGCATCATCGTGCTGTACCGTCTCGGTGCACATGTGCCGTCGCCGTTCGTCGACTTCCCGAACGTTCAGTCGTGTCTCGCCGACACGTCGAACACGCAGGGCGTGCTCTCGCTCGTCAACCTCTTCTCGGGCGGCGCGCTTCTTCAGCTGTCGATCTTCGCGCTGGGTGTCATGCCCTACATCACCGCGACGATCATCGTTCAGCTGCTGCGCGTGGTCATCCCGCACTTCGAGACCCTCTACAAGGAGGGCCAGTCGGGCCAGGCTCGTCTGACGCAGTACACGCGTTACCTGACGATCGCCCTCGCCCTGCTGCAGTCCACGACCCTCGTGACCGTCGCGCGCAGCGGCCAGCTCTTCGGCAACACCGGTGTCGCCTCCTGCGAGCAGCTGCTGACGAACGACGCGTGGTGGGCCCAGCTGCTCATGATCATCACGATGACCGCCGGTACCGGCCTCATCATGTGGTTCGCCGAGCTCGTCACCGAGCGCGGTATCGGCAACGGCATGTCGCTGCTCATCTTCACCTCGATCGCTGCGACCTTCCCGGCCGCGATGTGGTCGATCTGGCAGGCCCGCGGTTTCGAGGTCTTCCTGCTCGTCCTCGCAGTCGGTGTCGTGATCGTGGCCCTCGTCGTGTTCGTCGAGCAGTCCCAACGCCGCATCCCTGTGCAGTACGCGAAGCGGATGGTGGGCCGCCGCACCTACGGCGGGACGAACACCTACATCCCGATCAAGGTCAACATGGCGGGCGTGGTGCCGGTCATCTTCGCCTCGTCGTTGCTCTACATCCCCGCGCTGATCTCGCAGTTCAACCAGACTCCGGATGCCGACGGCGCACTGCCGGGCTGGGTCGTGTGGATCCAGAACTACCTGACGCGTGGCGACCACCCGCTGTACTGGCTGCTGTACTTCCTGCTGATCGTCGGGTTCACCTACTTCTACGTCGCGATCACCTTCAACCCGGTCGATGTCGCCGACAACATGAAGAAGTACGGCGGATTCATCCCCGGCATCCGTGCCGGCCGTCCCACGGCGGAGTACCTCGACTACGTGCTCACCCGCATCACGCTGCCAGGCTCGATCTACCTGGGTCTGGTCGCACTGATTCCGCTGATCGCCCTGGCGACAGTGGGGGCGAACCAGAACTTCCCGTTCGGCGGCACCTCGATCCTCATCATGGTGGGTGTCGGACTCGAGACCGTGAAGCAGATCGACGCGCAGCTGCAGCAGCGCCACTACGAAGGGCTCCTGCGATGA
- the infA gene encoding translation initiation factor IF-1 yields MAKKDGVIEIEGVISEALPNAMFRVELSNGHKVLATISGKMRQNYIRIIPEDRVVVELSPYDLTRGRIVYRYR; encoded by the coding sequence ATGGCTAAAAAAGACGGTGTCATCGAGATCGAAGGCGTGATCTCCGAGGCTCTGCCCAACGCGATGTTCCGCGTCGAGCTGAGCAACGGGCACAAGGTGCTCGCCACGATCTCCGGCAAGATGCGGCAGAACTACATCCGCATCATCCCCGAGGACCGCGTCGTCGTGGAGCTCTCGCCCTACGACCTCACGCGCGGCCGCATCGTCTATCGCTACCGCTGA
- the rplQ gene encoding 50S ribosomal protein L17: MPKPTKGPRLGGGPAHERLLLANLAAALFTHKSITTTETKAKRLRPLAERLITFGKRGDLHARRRVLSVIGDKEVVHVLFTEIAPLVAEREGGYTRITKIGNRKGDNAPMAVIELVLEPVTKKKAAPAKKAAKVEKAPVEEAPAVETVVEEAPAEETVVEDAPEASEATADEAPAESEEKKSE; encoded by the coding sequence ATGCCCAAGCCCACGAAGGGACCCCGCCTCGGAGGCGGCCCCGCACACGAGCGTCTTCTGCTGGCGAACCTTGCCGCGGCACTGTTCACGCACAAGTCGATCACGACGACCGAGACCAAGGCCAAGCGCCTGCGTCCGCTCGCCGAGCGTCTCATCACGTTCGGAAAGCGCGGCGACCTGCACGCGCGCCGTCGCGTGCTCTCGGTCATCGGTGACAAGGAAGTCGTGCACGTCCTGTTCACCGAGATCGCGCCCCTGGTCGCCGAGCGTGAGGGCGGCTACACCCGCATCACGAAGATCGGCAACCGCAAGGGCGACAACGCTCCCATGGCCGTGATCGAGCTCGTGCTCGAGCCCGTCACCAAGAAGAAGGCGGCCCCCGCCAAGAAGGCCGCCAAGGTCGAGAAGGCTCCCGTCGAGGAAGCCCCCGCCGTGGAGACGGTTGTCGAAGAGGCTCCGGCCGAGGAGACTGTCGTCGAGGATGCCCCCGAGGCGTCCGAGGCCACCGCTGACGAGGCTCCGGCCGAGTCGGAGGAGAAGAAGTCCGAGTAA
- a CDS encoding adenylate kinase — translation MTARLLIVGPQGSGKGTQGVRIAEAFGVPAVSTGDVFRANISEGTALGQQVQAIIAAGNLVPDELTSAVVRDRLAQDDAAPGFLLDGYPRNLGQVGDLDAFLEERGESLDAVIELNVPRDESIARLTKRAAEQGRTDDTAEVIAHRLSIYENETAPILDVYRERGLVIAIDGIGSLDAITERILTALIARGLTPAS, via the coding sequence ATGACCGCGCGCCTGCTGATCGTGGGGCCCCAGGGCTCCGGCAAGGGCACGCAGGGCGTGCGGATCGCCGAGGCGTTCGGCGTTCCGGCTGTGTCGACGGGCGACGTGTTCCGCGCGAACATCTCCGAGGGCACCGCTCTCGGCCAGCAGGTGCAGGCCATCATCGCGGCGGGGAACCTCGTCCCGGACGAGCTCACCAGCGCCGTCGTGCGCGACCGGCTCGCCCAGGACGACGCGGCTCCCGGCTTCCTCCTCGACGGCTACCCCCGCAACCTCGGCCAGGTGGGCGACCTCGACGCCTTCCTGGAGGAGCGAGGCGAGAGCCTCGACGCCGTGATCGAACTGAACGTGCCGCGCGACGAGAGCATCGCCCGTCTGACCAAGCGTGCCGCGGAGCAGGGTCGTACCGACGACACGGCCGAGGTCATCGCGCACCGGCTGAGCATCTACGAGAACGAGACGGCGCCGATCCTCGACGTGTACCGCGAGCGCGGCCTCGTCATCGCGATCGACGGCATCGGCTCCCTCGACGCGATCACCGAGCGCATCCTCACGGCTCTGATCGCACGCGGGCTGACGCCGGCGTCCTGA
- a CDS encoding acyltransferase family protein, with protein sequence MIADTPLLPRARYAGLDGLRAVAVALVVVYHLFPGWWLRGGFVGVDVFFVISGFLITSLLLREHDETGRVALGAFWRRRARRLLPALLLVLTVGASAAWLIGGDVLVGLGRQLLGALVFGYNWTAVVDGADYFGSGGGELFRNLWSLAVEEQFYLVWPPLLLALLLLPRAWMRVAAALIMAAASAVWMAVIVASGSADPLTLGARVTRAYFGTDSHAFGLLLGVAAAFTWRAALRVERGWMRRPDVRGGVSAIGAAALAGLVLLATIGQSQSSVTFPGALVAASGLTAIVVVAGAWPGSLLGRALDAAPLRWVGERSYGLYLWHWPVLVLLVAAWQGTSIDRPFPATIGAAALAVTVALSALSYRFLEMPVRRRGVRQVFSDLRRAFASSARRRARAVGVTATCLLLIAGTAAAVVSAPAVSSGEAVVTAGMDALQDQPTPTNAGGDPDDDIVTGDEVTAVGDSVMLASAPSLLAALPGADVDAVVSRQMSAAPDILRSLAGSGRLREFVVLGLGTNGSISQRTLDQVIEAIGPERQLVLVTASAPRSWIPGVNAELAAFARTHRGVQIADWQSAIAPRPDLLAGDEVHPGDAGGRIYADVVVTALADAQRAKARFSAFAAQRAFEQELRRSQLFQAPGSPDAG encoded by the coding sequence ATGATCGCTGACACCCCTCTTCTCCCGCGCGCCCGCTACGCGGGTCTCGACGGCCTCCGCGCGGTCGCCGTCGCGCTCGTCGTGGTCTATCACCTGTTCCCCGGCTGGTGGCTGCGTGGCGGGTTCGTCGGTGTCGACGTCTTCTTCGTGATCAGCGGATTCCTCATCACCTCGCTGCTGCTGCGCGAGCACGATGAGACCGGTCGCGTCGCGCTCGGAGCCTTCTGGCGCCGTCGGGCGCGACGGCTGCTGCCGGCCCTGCTGCTCGTCCTGACGGTGGGTGCGAGCGCGGCATGGCTGATCGGGGGCGACGTGCTCGTGGGTCTGGGGCGACAGCTCCTCGGCGCGCTCGTGTTCGGGTACAACTGGACCGCTGTCGTGGACGGCGCGGACTACTTCGGCTCCGGGGGCGGTGAACTCTTCCGCAACCTCTGGTCCCTCGCCGTCGAGGAGCAGTTCTACCTCGTCTGGCCGCCGCTGCTGCTCGCTCTCCTGCTGCTTCCCCGCGCCTGGATGCGCGTGGCCGCTGCACTGATCATGGCGGCCGCATCAGCGGTCTGGATGGCGGTCATCGTCGCGTCCGGCTCCGCAGACCCGCTCACTCTGGGCGCGCGCGTCACCCGCGCCTACTTCGGGACCGATTCACACGCCTTCGGCCTCCTTCTCGGCGTCGCCGCCGCGTTCACGTGGCGCGCGGCCCTGCGCGTCGAGCGCGGCTGGATGCGACGGCCGGACGTTCGAGGCGGCGTGTCCGCGATCGGCGCCGCCGCTCTCGCGGGCCTCGTCCTGCTGGCGACGATCGGACAGAGCCAGAGCAGCGTGACCTTCCCCGGCGCACTTGTCGCGGCGAGCGGACTCACCGCGATCGTGGTCGTGGCGGGGGCGTGGCCCGGGTCGCTGCTGGGCCGGGCGCTGGATGCCGCACCCCTGCGGTGGGTCGGCGAACGCTCGTACGGTCTGTATCTCTGGCATTGGCCCGTGTTGGTGCTGCTGGTCGCCGCCTGGCAGGGCACGAGCATCGATCGCCCGTTCCCCGCGACGATCGGCGCCGCCGCACTGGCCGTGACAGTCGCTCTGTCGGCACTGTCCTATCGGTTCCTCGAGATGCCGGTGCGCCGCCGCGGAGTCCGTCAGGTCTTCTCCGACCTCCGACGAGCGTTCGCGTCGAGCGCGCGCCGTCGAGCGAGGGCCGTCGGGGTCACGGCGACCTGCCTGCTGCTCATCGCCGGAACCGCCGCCGCTGTCGTCTCGGCTCCGGCTGTCTCCAGCGGCGAAGCCGTGGTCACCGCCGGCATGGACGCGCTGCAGGATCAACCCACGCCGACGAACGCGGGAGGGGACCCCGACGACGACATCGTCACGGGCGACGAGGTCACCGCCGTCGGCGATTCCGTGATGCTCGCCTCGGCCCCCAGCCTGCTCGCCGCGCTTCCCGGGGCGGACGTGGACGCCGTCGTCTCGCGTCAGATGTCCGCGGCTCCCGACATCCTGCGATCCCTCGCCGGCTCGGGCCGACTGCGCGAGTTCGTCGTCCTGGGTCTGGGCACCAACGGCTCGATCTCGCAGCGAACCCTCGATCAGGTGATCGAGGCCATCGGCCCCGAGCGTCAGCTCGTGCTCGTCACCGCGTCCGCACCCCGATCCTGGATTCCCGGCGTCAATGCCGAGCTCGCAGCGTTCGCCCGCACGCATCGCGGAGTCCAGATCGCGGACTGGCAGTCGGCGATCGCACCGCGTCCCGACCTGCTCGCCGGCGACGAAGTGCACCCGGGGGATGCGGGCGGCAGGATCTACGCCGACGTCGTGGTCACCGCCCTCGCCGACGCACAGCGGGCGAAGGCACGGTTCTCCGCGTTCGCGGCCCAGCGTGCCTTCGAGCAGGAGCTGCGCCGGTCCCAGCTGTTCCAGGCGCCCGGCTCGCCCGACGCGGGCTGA
- the truA gene encoding tRNA pseudouridine(38-40) synthase TruA — translation MRIRLDIAYDGTHFRGWARQPGLRTVQGTLEEALARIIAGAPQLTVAGRTDAGVHASGQVAHLDLDDAQRTRLAASRRSESDPVAALARRIRGVLSSYADVTVHRTTLAPDGFDARFSAVWRRYAYRIADDVTGYDPLRREFTTTVRAALDVAAMDEAAQSLRGLHDFAAYCKPREEATTIRTLLEFDWRRDDEGAIVANVKADAFCHSMVRALVGACVAVGQGRLAVEDVVRLREQATRTSEFAVLAARGLVLTEVGYPEPELMAARAEQTRARRDQE, via the coding sequence GTGCGGATCCGACTCGACATCGCTTATGACGGCACGCACTTCCGCGGCTGGGCGCGGCAGCCGGGCCTGCGCACCGTCCAAGGAACGCTCGAGGAGGCCTTGGCGCGGATCATCGCCGGTGCGCCGCAGCTGACGGTCGCCGGACGCACGGATGCGGGCGTGCACGCGAGCGGCCAGGTCGCCCATCTCGACCTCGACGACGCACAGCGGACGCGGCTGGCGGCCTCGCGCCGGTCGGAGTCCGATCCCGTTGCGGCTCTGGCGCGACGCATCCGCGGCGTTCTGAGCTCGTACGCGGATGTGACGGTGCACCGCACCACGCTCGCCCCCGACGGCTTCGACGCGCGGTTCTCGGCTGTCTGGCGCCGGTACGCCTACCGGATCGCAGACGACGTCACCGGTTACGATCCGCTGCGACGGGAGTTCACCACGACCGTGCGCGCCGCGCTGGATGTCGCAGCGATGGATGAGGCCGCGCAGTCGCTGCGGGGCCTGCACGACTTCGCTGCCTACTGCAAGCCGCGCGAGGAAGCGACGACCATCCGTACGCTGCTCGAGTTCGACTGGCGCCGCGATGACGAGGGAGCGATCGTGGCGAACGTGAAAGCGGACGCATTCTGCCATTCGATGGTGCGCGCGCTCGTGGGGGCGTGTGTCGCGGTCGGACAAGGGCGCCTCGCGGTCGAGGACGTCGTGCGGCTGCGCGAGCAGGCGACGCGGACGAGTGAGTTCGCCGTTCTCGCGGCGCGCGGGCTGGTGCTGACGGAAGTGGGCTATCCGGAGCCCGAGCTGATGGCGGCGCGGGCCGAGCAGACGCGGGCGCGTCGCGACCAGGAATGA
- the rpmJ gene encoding 50S ribosomal protein L36, whose product MKVNPSVKPICDHCKVIRRHGRVMVICKSNPRHKQRQG is encoded by the coding sequence ATGAAGGTCAACCCCAGCGTCAAGCCGATCTGCGATCACTGCAAGGTGATCCGTCGTCACGGACGCGTCATGGTCATCTGCAAGTCCAACCCGCGCCACAAGCAGCGCCAGGGCTGA
- a CDS encoding DsbA family protein, with the protein MAAAKGKTNWFAIWISVVAVVAIVVVGGLVVVFNNVAADPGKAPEASNIDSSTGAISFGTGEHTVDTYIDFMCPYCNQFEQTEGETIQGLVSSGDITLNVYPVAILDRLSQGTEYSSRAASAMYAVAAADPDNAYAFLQALYANQPAENSTGLTDEQLVDLARGAGVNVTSDLENAITSNAYIKFAKSRSLPDGATGTPTLRVNGDLVQITYNPQTDILSRIS; encoded by the coding sequence ATGGCAGCGGCAAAGGGCAAGACAAACTGGTTCGCGATCTGGATCAGCGTCGTCGCTGTCGTCGCAATCGTGGTCGTCGGCGGTCTCGTCGTCGTCTTCAACAACGTGGCTGCAGACCCGGGCAAGGCGCCTGAGGCCTCCAACATCGATTCCTCCACGGGCGCGATCTCGTTCGGCACGGGAGAGCACACCGTCGACACCTACATCGACTTCATGTGCCCCTACTGCAACCAGTTCGAGCAGACGGAGGGCGAGACGATCCAGGGCCTCGTCTCGTCGGGCGACATCACCCTGAACGTGTATCCCGTCGCGATCCTGGACCGCCTCTCGCAGGGCACCGAGTACTCGAGTCGCGCCGCCAGTGCCATGTACGCCGTCGCCGCCGCCGACCCCGACAACGCCTACGCCTTCCTGCAGGCGCTGTACGCGAACCAGCCCGCCGAGAACTCGACCGGCCTGACCGACGAGCAGCTGGTGGATCTTGCGCGGGGAGCGGGTGTGAATGTCACCTCCGACCTCGAGAACGCGATCACCTCGAACGCGTACATCAAGTTCGCGAAGTCCCGATCGCTGCCGGACGGTGCCACGGGAACGCCGACGCTGCGCGTCAACGGTGATCTGGTGCAGATCACGTACAACCCGCAGACGGACATCCTCAGCCGGATCTCCTGA
- a CDS encoding DNA-directed RNA polymerase subunit alpha — protein sequence MLIAQRPTLTEEKIGEFRSRFVIEPLEPGFGYTIGNALRRSLLSSIPGAAVTSIRIDGVLHEFSTIPGVKEDVTEIILNIKQLVVSSERDEPITAYLRKTGAGEVTAADISAPAGVEVHNPELVIATLNDTARFELELTIERGRGYVSATQNRNEYAEAGQIPIDSIYSPVLKVSYRVEATRAGERTDFDKLVLDVETKPSIAPRDAVASAGRTLTELFGLARELNVEAEGIEIGPAPVETVLSNELSMPIEDLDLSVRSYNCLKREGINTVSELVALSETQLMNIRNFGQKSVDEVRDKLVSLGLSLKDSVPGFDGAHFYGGYEEDNA from the coding sequence GTGCTCATCGCACAGCGTCCCACTCTGACCGAGGAGAAGATCGGGGAGTTCCGCAGCCGCTTCGTCATCGAGCCGCTCGAGCCCGGCTTCGGTTACACCATCGGCAACGCGCTGCGTCGCAGCCTCCTCTCGTCCATCCCCGGTGCTGCTGTCACCAGCATCCGCATCGACGGCGTGCTGCACGAGTTCAGCACCATCCCCGGTGTGAAGGAGGATGTCACCGAGATCATCCTGAACATCAAGCAGCTGGTCGTCTCGAGCGAGCGCGACGAGCCCATCACGGCCTATCTGCGCAAGACGGGCGCGGGCGAAGTGACCGCCGCCGACATCTCGGCTCCGGCCGGCGTCGAGGTGCACAACCCCGAGCTGGTCATCGCGACCCTCAACGACACCGCTCGTTTCGAGCTCGAGCTCACGATCGAGCGCGGCCGCGGCTACGTGTCGGCCACGCAGAACCGCAACGAGTACGCCGAGGCGGGTCAGATCCCGATCGACTCGATCTACTCGCCGGTGCTCAAGGTCAGCTACCGCGTCGAGGCCACCCGTGCCGGTGAGCGCACCGACTTCGACAAGCTCGTGCTGGACGTCGAGACCAAGCCCTCGATCGCCCCGCGCGACGCCGTCGCGTCGGCCGGCCGCACCCTGACCGAGCTGTTCGGCCTCGCCCGCGAGCTGAACGTCGAGGCCGAGGGCATCGAGATCGGCCCCGCGCCGGTCGAGACCGTCCTCTCCAACGAGCTGTCGATGCCCATCGAGGACCTCGATCTCTCGGTGCGCTCGTACAACTGCCTCAAGCGCGAGGGCATCAACACGGTGTCCGAGCTGGTCGCCCTCTCGGAGACGCAGCTCATGAACATCCGCAACTTCGGTCAGAAGTCGGTCGACGAGGTGCGCGACAAGCTCGTCTCGCTCGGTCTGTCGCTGAAGGACTCGGTGCCCGGTTTCGACGGCGCCCACTTCTACGGCGGATACGAAGAAGACAACGCCTGA